A genomic region of Sphingobium sp. HWE2-09 contains the following coding sequences:
- a CDS encoding low affinity iron permease family protein: MDKIFAAMSHRVANWAGQPLAFALALGSVILWLATGPFFQYSDTWQLVINTSTTIVTFLMVFLIQNAQNRDGSAIQAKLDELIRAVDNARNDFIGIEHLTEAELQRIKAVLEKECGDDAAHHLAIERLIERR; the protein is encoded by the coding sequence ATGGATAAAATTTTCGCCGCCATGTCGCATCGCGTCGCCAACTGGGCGGGTCAACCGCTCGCTTTTGCCCTGGCGTTGGGCAGCGTCATCCTGTGGCTCGCCACCGGGCCTTTCTTTCAATATTCCGACACATGGCAATTGGTGATCAATACTAGCACGACCATCGTCACCTTCCTGATGGTATTCCTGATCCAGAATGCGCAAAATCGCGACGGATCGGCGATCCAGGCCAAGCTGGACGAATTGATCCGTGCGGTCGACAATGCCCGTAACGATTTTATCGGCATCGAACATCTGACCGAAGCGGAGCTTCAGCGCATCAAAGCGGTATTGGAAAAAGAATGTGGCGACGATGCCGCCCATCATCTTGCCATCGAAAGGTTGATCGAACGCCGTTGA
- the nhaA gene encoding Na+/H+ antiporter NhaA, whose product MNRPPIRSAFSAFLAWEAGSAVLLMIAAAVAMLLVNLPGGAGHAYHVMLHAPIGPILSPQIGPMTLHLWINDGLMAIFFLLVGLEIKREFVAGELSSWATRRLPIVAAAAGMAAPALVYLIVTANEPALSQGWAIPAATDIAFAIGVLALLGRRAPASLKLFLTAVAIVDDMGAVAIIALFYSHGLDLMALAGAGGVLVVMYGLNRAGVKALVPYLLGFVLLWLLMLLSGVHATVAGVLAAMTVPIGATSGGSHSPLHRLEHALHPWSAYLIVPLFGFANAGLHVGGDAGAMLFAPLSLGVAMGLFLGKQVGVFGAVWIAVRLGFAERPAGASWSQIYGMAMLCGIGFTMSLFIGALAFPGQPMFVEEAKGGILLGSLLSALSGYVVLRWIARPVASAAG is encoded by the coding sequence ATGAACCGACCGCCAATTCGATCCGCATTCAGCGCTTTTCTGGCATGGGAAGCAGGCAGCGCGGTGTTGCTGATGATCGCGGCGGCGGTGGCGATGCTGCTGGTGAACCTGCCGGGCGGGGCGGGGCACGCCTATCATGTCATGCTGCACGCGCCGATCGGACCGATCCTGTCGCCACAGATCGGGCCGATGACGCTGCATCTGTGGATCAATGATGGTTTGATGGCGATTTTCTTCCTGCTGGTAGGGTTGGAAATCAAACGCGAATTCGTCGCCGGTGAATTGTCCAGCTGGGCGACGCGGCGGCTGCCGATCGTCGCGGCGGCAGCTGGCATGGCCGCGCCTGCATTGGTCTATCTGATAGTGACGGCAAACGAGCCTGCGCTGAGCCAGGGCTGGGCCATTCCGGCCGCAACCGACATCGCTTTCGCGATCGGGGTGCTGGCGTTACTGGGCCGCCGCGCGCCGGCGTCGTTGAAATTGTTCCTGACCGCAGTCGCCATCGTGGATGACATGGGGGCGGTCGCGATCATCGCCCTATTCTATAGTCATGGTCTTGATCTTATGGCGCTGGCTGGTGCGGGTGGCGTGCTGGTTGTCATGTATGGCCTGAACCGAGCTGGGGTGAAGGCTCTGGTCCCTTATCTGTTGGGCTTCGTTCTTCTTTGGTTGCTGATGCTGCTGTCCGGCGTGCATGCGACCGTTGCGGGCGTACTGGCGGCGATGACGGTACCGATCGGGGCTACCTCCGGCGGATCGCACAGCCCCCTGCATAGACTGGAACATGCGCTTCATCCCTGGAGCGCCTATCTGATCGTGCCGCTTTTCGGCTTTGCCAATGCCGGTCTGCATGTCGGCGGAGATGCAGGCGCCATGCTTTTCGCGCCTCTATCGCTGGGCGTCGCGATGGGGTTGTTTCTTGGCAAGCAGGTCGGCGTTTTTGGCGCGGTGTGGATCGCGGTACGCCTGGGCTTTGCCGAGCGACCTGCGGGGGCAAGCTGGAGCCAGATTTACGGCATGGCGATGCTGTGCGGCATCGGTTTCACCATGAGCCTGTTCATCGGTGCGCTCGCTTTTCCCGGGCAACCGATGTTTGTCGAGGAGGCAAAGGGCGGGATATTGCTGGGATCGTTGCTATCGGCCCTGTCCGGCTATGTCGTGTTACGCTGGATAGCGCGTCCAGTTGCCTCCGCCGCAGGGTAA